A DNA window from Paenibacillus sp. HWE-109 contains the following coding sequences:
- a CDS encoding carbohydrate ABC transporter permease: protein MEAAVSKSRKFVIRDWLMSYIFLLPAFGFFLVFVAYPMLRGIYISFFDYSLRNFDFIGFDNYVSLFHNETFLKSMRNTILLVVIAVPIVIVFSIFVAVNIYKMKEFSRSFFRGVFYLPAVSSVVSITVVWGWIYHPNYGILNYLTGMLGFEPISWLGDTRTALLAIIAVLITTSVGQPIILYVASLGNIPTSYIEAAEIDRATPWQIFLKIVWPMLMPTNLYVIVITTINTFQCFALIQLLTSGGPVYSTSTVMYGVYEQAFLLGHFGLASAMGILLAIVIGIISTIQFKYFGSDVEY, encoded by the coding sequence ATGGAAGCAGCGGTTAGCAAATCAAGAAAATTCGTCATACGCGACTGGCTGATGAGCTATATCTTTTTACTTCCGGCGTTTGGATTTTTTCTGGTTTTTGTCGCATATCCGATGCTAAGAGGGATCTATATTAGTTTTTTTGATTATTCATTGCGGAATTTTGATTTTATCGGATTCGATAATTATGTTTCCTTATTTCACAACGAAACATTTCTGAAATCGATGCGCAATACGATACTGCTGGTCGTTATCGCTGTGCCGATCGTCATCGTTTTTTCTATCTTTGTAGCTGTTAATATTTACAAAATGAAAGAGTTCTCCCGCTCCTTTTTCCGTGGCGTGTTTTATTTGCCCGCTGTCTCCTCCGTCGTTAGTATTACGGTAGTGTGGGGCTGGATCTATCATCCCAACTACGGAATTCTCAATTATCTGACTGGTATGCTAGGCTTTGAGCCGATATCTTGGCTGGGTGACACAAGAACAGCTCTATTAGCGATTATCGCCGTTCTAATCACAACATCCGTAGGTCAGCCTATCATCTTGTACGTAGCTTCGCTGGGCAACATTCCGACTTCTTATATCGAAGCAGCGGAAATTGACCGTGCGACGCCGTGGCAAATTTTCCTCAAAATCGTATGGCCGATGCTCATGCCGACCAACCTCTATGTGATTGTCATCACGACGATCAATACGTTCCAATGCTTTGCCCTCATTCAATTGCTGACTTCGGGCGGTCCTGTCTACAGTACCTCAACGGTTATGTACGGTGTGTATGAACAAGCATTCCTTCTCGGGCATTTTGGGCTCGCTTCCGCCATGGGCATCCTTCTGGCGATTGTTATCGGAATCATTTCAACGATTCAATTCAAATACTTTGGCAGCGATGTAGAGTACTAG
- a CDS encoding extracellular solute-binding protein — MRAMKKGLMTVVGVALVGSQLVACSNNANQSTPAATPDASKPAATQAAAKPAEITWWNFPNFQTLDGEVGKYEKQIIAAFNQKHPEIKVNLEMITFDGGPQKLNVAIASNTAPDVIYDAPGRIIDWGKKKLLAPLNDIVTSEVKNDIAPAFWKQSMVGDQIVMYPLNTGPFMMAVNKTVFEKIGALDLLPLSRPDRTWTVAEYEKALQAVKEKAPEIIPTGFFAKSTAGDQGTRAYLANMGVSRFLSEDNSKVAINTDNAGKALDWVVKATKDKISVAGAASLAAADVNDLFLQGKLAFTLNYSPVLKAQNVSNKKVQFEDVLLPFPTLDGSKPKLEPFLGGLAIFNNGNADKIAASKKFIDFVVNDPEWGKKNVIQTGGLSARTSVTGLYNDPEYKYADLARQFITDPPTIADGYAEIRTFWFPELQRALTGGATGKEALDAFAAKANEAITKAKAQVAK, encoded by the coding sequence ATGAGGGCTATGAAAAAAGGTTTAATGACTGTAGTAGGCGTCGCACTTGTAGGATCGCAATTGGTTGCATGTTCGAATAATGCCAATCAGAGCACACCAGCAGCTACGCCGGACGCTTCGAAGCCGGCAGCTACGCAAGCTGCTGCCAAACCGGCAGAAATTACATGGTGGAACTTTCCGAATTTCCAAACATTAGACGGCGAAGTCGGCAAATACGAAAAACAAATCATTGCTGCATTTAACCAAAAGCATCCTGAAATCAAGGTAAACTTGGAAATGATTACGTTCGATGGCGGCCCGCAGAAATTAAATGTGGCGATTGCCTCGAATACGGCGCCTGACGTCATCTATGATGCTCCTGGTCGGATTATTGATTGGGGCAAGAAAAAATTGCTGGCTCCTTTGAATGACATCGTTACAAGTGAAGTCAAAAATGATATTGCTCCAGCTTTTTGGAAGCAATCGATGGTTGGCGATCAAATCGTCATGTATCCATTGAATACAGGCCCCTTCATGATGGCGGTCAACAAAACCGTGTTTGAGAAAATTGGCGCTCTGGATTTGCTGCCATTAAGCAGGCCGGATCGTACTTGGACCGTGGCTGAATATGAGAAAGCGCTGCAAGCTGTGAAAGAGAAAGCACCGGAAATCATCCCAACTGGCTTCTTTGCCAAGAGTACAGCAGGTGATCAAGGTACACGTGCCTACCTAGCGAATATGGGGGTTTCACGATTCCTTTCAGAAGACAACTCCAAAGTTGCCATTAATACAGACAATGCAGGCAAGGCATTGGATTGGGTTGTAAAGGCTACCAAAGATAAAATCAGCGTTGCTGGTGCTGCTTCGCTGGCAGCTGCCGATGTCAATGATTTGTTCCTGCAAGGGAAATTGGCATTCACGCTGAATTACTCGCCAGTGCTGAAAGCGCAGAACGTTTCCAACAAAAAAGTGCAATTCGAAGATGTACTGCTGCCTTTCCCAACGCTGGATGGTTCCAAACCAAAGCTTGAGCCATTCCTTGGCGGTTTAGCTATTTTCAACAACGGCAATGCCGACAAAATTGCAGCATCGAAGAAATTCATTGATTTCGTTGTCAACGATCCAGAGTGGGGCAAGAAGAATGTGATTCAAACCGGCGGGTTGTCAGCACGTACGTCCGTAACAGGTTTATACAATGATCCTGAATACAAATACGCTGATCTGGCTCGTCAATTCATTACAGATCCTCCGACCATTGCTGACGGTTACGCGGAAATTCGTACGTTCTGGTTCCCTGAGCTTCAACGTGCATTGACTGGCGGAGCGACAGGCAAAGAAGCGCTGGATGCTTTTGCCGCCAAAGCCAATGAAGCGATTACGAAAGCCAAAGCGCAAGTTGCAAAGTAA